A DNA window from Pseudomonas resinovorans NBRC 106553 contains the following coding sequences:
- a CDS encoding LysR family transcriptional regulator, whose amino-acid sequence MARPDVNRFGEMDVFVRVVETGGFSAAAQKCGMTPSAVSKLVARLEDRLGARLFNRSTRRQQLTAEGAAFYDRSLRILADLDEAEREASASATAQGKVRLSCNLPVGRQLLIPALPLFFERYPGVSLDLHLSDEVVDLLEERADVAIRSGTLKDSRLVARFLGESGHQVVAAPDYLARHGAPQHPRELVEHNCLGFSYRRIEPDWPFLGRQAQDPEPIGNTLASDGDSLRHLVLAGLGLARLGTFQVRDDIAAGRLVPVLEDFNPGDTKPMHALYLGKGGHLPARVRAVLDFLAEHVRIA is encoded by the coding sequence ATGGCCAGACCCGACGTCAATCGCTTCGGCGAAATGGATGTATTCGTCCGCGTAGTGGAAACCGGCGGTTTCAGCGCCGCCGCGCAGAAATGCGGAATGACGCCATCGGCCGTGAGCAAGCTGGTGGCGCGCCTGGAAGATCGCCTCGGCGCGCGTTTGTTCAACCGTTCCACCCGGCGCCAGCAGCTCACCGCCGAAGGCGCGGCGTTCTATGACCGCAGCCTGCGCATCCTCGCCGACCTCGACGAGGCCGAGCGCGAGGCCTCGGCCAGCGCCACCGCCCAGGGCAAGGTACGGCTCAGCTGCAACCTGCCGGTGGGACGGCAACTCCTGATTCCGGCGCTGCCGCTGTTTTTCGAGCGCTACCCCGGAGTCAGCCTGGACCTGCATCTCTCTGACGAAGTGGTGGACCTGCTGGAGGAGCGCGCCGACGTGGCCATCCGCAGCGGCACGCTGAAGGATTCGCGGCTGGTGGCGCGCTTTCTCGGGGAGTCGGGGCACCAGGTCGTGGCCGCGCCGGACTATCTGGCGCGGCACGGTGCGCCGCAGCATCCGCGCGAACTGGTGGAGCACAATTGCCTGGGCTTCAGCTACCGGCGCATCGAGCCGGACTGGCCGTTCCTGGGCAGGCAGGCCCAGGACCCCGAGCCCATCGGCAATACCCTTGCCAGCGACGGCGACAGCCTGCGCCATCTGGTGCTCGCCGGCCTCGGGCTGGCGCGGTTGGGGACCTTCCAGGTACGCGACGACATCGCCGCCGGGCGACTGGTCCCGGTCCTGGAAGACTTCAACCCCGGCGACACCAAGCCCATGCACGCGCTGTACCTGGGCAAGGGTGGGCACCTGCCGGCGCGGGTGCGGGCGGTGCTGGACTTTCTTGCCGAGCACGTGCGCATCGCGTGA
- a CDS encoding LysR family transcriptional regulator produces MDIDLARTFLEIVRSGSFVAAAERLHVTQTTITARVQNLEQQLDCRLFVRNRAGARLTADGEVFVAYANQMVQTWEAARRDLPLPEGFRDVLNLGGEMSLCSPLVLSWVIRLRERMPSHAVRAEVGEAGQLQQQLQSGLLDAALVYRPDYWPGLQVELLMEEKLIQVRSTANPEPYIYNDWGPEFRQRHDAALPEKASAVLATNLGPLALHYILQCGGAGYFRARVVQGHLESGELERVDRAPEFTYPTYLVYSREKDTPALRQAIELLREVVAEDIDWSRRWDPI; encoded by the coding sequence ATGGATATCGACCTGGCGCGTACCTTCCTGGAGATCGTCCGCAGCGGCAGCTTCGTCGCCGCCGCCGAGCGCCTGCACGTCACCCAGACCACCATCACCGCCAGGGTGCAGAACCTGGAGCAGCAGCTGGACTGCCGGCTCTTCGTGCGCAATCGCGCCGGCGCGCGGCTGACCGCCGACGGCGAGGTGTTCGTCGCCTACGCCAACCAGATGGTGCAGACCTGGGAAGCCGCCCGGCGCGACCTGCCGCTGCCCGAGGGCTTCCGCGACGTGCTCAACCTGGGCGGCGAGATGAGCCTGTGCAGCCCGCTTGTGCTGAGCTGGGTGATCCGCCTGCGCGAGCGCATGCCGTCCCACGCGGTGCGCGCCGAGGTGGGCGAGGCGGGGCAATTGCAGCAGCAGTTGCAGAGCGGCCTGCTGGATGCCGCGCTGGTCTACCGGCCCGATTACTGGCCGGGGCTGCAGGTGGAGTTGCTGATGGAGGAGAAGCTGATCCAGGTGCGCTCCACGGCCAACCCCGAGCCCTACATCTACAACGACTGGGGCCCGGAATTCCGCCAGCGCCACGACGCCGCGCTGCCGGAAAAGGCAAGCGCCGTGCTGGCCACCAACCTGGGGCCGCTGGCCTTGCACTACATCCTGCAGTGCGGCGGCGCCGGCTATTTCCGCGCCCGCGTGGTGCAGGGGCACCTGGAGAGCGGCGAGCTGGAACGGGTGGATCGGGCGCCGGAATTCACCTATCCCACCTACCTGGTCTATTCCCGCGAGAAAGATACCCCGGCCCTGCGCCAGGCCATCGAGCTGCTGCGCGAAGTGGTGGCCGAGGATATCGACTGGTCCCGGCGCTGGGATCCGATCTGA
- a CDS encoding OprO/OprP family phosphate-selective porin, producing the protein MIRKHFAGFAASAMALAISAQAFAGTVTTDGADIVVKTKGGLEVGTTDKAFSFKLGGRLQADYSRFDGFYTVNGNTADAGYFRRAFLELGGVAYTDWAYQINYDFSHNAGGDNRSEDGYFDEASIAYTGFQPVVIKMGRFDPDFGLEKATSSKWVTAQERTAAYDLADYVNSHNGGMAVQVSGTYGASLYGSAGIMANDATNQDKDGDSIKQVNLRGVFAPMHEAGNVLHFGVNYAQRDLSDTAFDGRIRSRLGIRGVSTDGGQDAGTNGNRLVLAGANNTPAGSFDTDSTWGLEAAFATGPFSIQSEYLKREVQAKAADREDIDADGYYVQLAYTLTGEARDYKLGKFDKIKPANKSMGAWEVFYRYDNISASDDNGAFATRDDVEAQVHNFGVNWYANEAVKLSGYYVMSKVDNATNAVGDDDGDGMVVRAQYVF; encoded by the coding sequence ATGATCCGTAAGCACTTCGCCGGTTTTGCCGCCAGCGCCATGGCCCTGGCCATTTCCGCCCAGGCTTTCGCCGGTACCGTTACCACTGACGGCGCCGATATCGTCGTCAAGACCAAAGGCGGCCTTGAAGTTGGCACCACCGACAAGGCTTTCAGCTTCAAGCTGGGTGGCCGCCTGCAGGCTGACTACAGCCGCTTCGACGGTTTCTACACCGTGAATGGCAACACCGCTGACGCCGGTTACTTCCGTCGCGCCTTCCTGGAACTGGGTGGCGTGGCGTACACCGACTGGGCCTACCAGATCAACTACGACTTCTCCCACAACGCCGGCGGCGACAACCGCAGCGAGGACGGTTACTTCGACGAGGCCTCCATCGCCTACACCGGTTTCCAGCCGGTCGTGATCAAGATGGGCCGCTTCGACCCCGACTTCGGTCTGGAGAAGGCCACCAGCTCCAAGTGGGTGACCGCCCAGGAACGTACCGCCGCCTATGACCTGGCCGACTACGTCAACTCCCACAACGGCGGCATGGCTGTACAGGTTTCCGGCACCTACGGCGCGTCCCTCTACGGCTCGGCCGGCATCATGGCCAACGATGCCACCAACCAGGACAAGGACGGCGACAGCATCAAGCAGGTCAACCTGCGCGGCGTATTCGCCCCGATGCACGAAGCCGGCAACGTGCTGCACTTCGGCGTCAACTACGCCCAGCGCGACCTGTCCGACACCGCGTTCGACGGCCGTATCCGCAGCCGCCTGGGCATCCGTGGCGTGAGCACCGACGGTGGCCAGGACGCCGGCACCAACGGCAACCGCCTGGTACTGGCCGGCGCCAACAACACCCCGGCCGGCTCTTTCGACACCGACAGCACCTGGGGCCTGGAAGCCGCCTTCGCCACCGGTCCGTTCTCCATCCAGAGCGAATACCTCAAGCGCGAAGTGCAAGCCAAGGCCGCCGACCGCGAGGACATCGACGCCGACGGTTACTACGTGCAGCTGGCCTACACCCTCACCGGTGAAGCCCGTGACTACAAGCTGGGCAAGTTCGACAAGATCAAGCCGGCCAACAAGAGCATGGGCGCCTGGGAAGTGTTCTACCGCTACGACAACATCAGTGCCTCGGACGACAACGGCGCCTTCGCCACTCGTGACGACGTCGAAGCCCAGGTGCACAACTTCGGTGTGAACTGGTACGCCAACGAAGCCGTGAAGCTGAGCGGCTACTACGTCATGAGCAAGGTGGACAACGCCACCAACGCCGTTGGCGACGACGATGGCGATGGCATGGTTGTCCGTGCTCAGTACGTGTTCTAA
- a CDS encoding CTP synthase, with product MKHLRIGLVGDRDDRVTAHRAIGHALELASRATGLALEATWLPTEKVAATNLDDFHGLWCVPNSPYRDPEGALSAIGHARRTTLPFLGTCGGFQHALLEYARNVLGWADAEHAENTPDAPRAVISPLPCALRETLERVHLLPGSRLAKAYGASEAFEGYFCGYGLNPVFREELTRGPLRVASVDGAGAVRGIELEGHPFFVATLFQPERAALIGRVPPLVQAFANACQERAG from the coding sequence ATGAAGCACTTGCGCATCGGCCTGGTAGGCGATCGGGACGATCGAGTCACCGCACACCGAGCCATCGGGCACGCCCTGGAACTCGCCTCGCGGGCGACCGGCCTGGCGCTGGAAGCCACCTGGCTGCCCACCGAGAAGGTCGCCGCCACCAACCTCGACGACTTCCACGGCCTCTGGTGCGTCCCCAACAGTCCCTACCGCGACCCCGAAGGTGCGCTAAGCGCCATCGGCCATGCGCGGCGCACCACCCTGCCCTTCCTCGGCACCTGCGGCGGTTTCCAGCACGCGCTGCTGGAATATGCGCGCAACGTACTTGGCTGGGCCGATGCCGAGCACGCCGAAAACACCCCGGACGCCCCACGCGCGGTGATCAGCCCGCTGCCCTGCGCGCTGCGGGAAACCCTGGAGCGGGTGCACCTGCTGCCGGGTTCCCGACTGGCCAAGGCCTACGGCGCGAGCGAGGCCTTCGAAGGCTACTTCTGCGGCTATGGGCTCAACCCAGTGTTTCGCGAAGAACTCACCCGAGGCCCGCTGCGGGTCGCCAGTGTCGATGGCGCCGGCGCGGTACGGGGGATCGAGCTGGAGGGCCACCCCTTCTTCGTCGCCACCCTGTTCCAGCCGGAACGCGCCGCCCTGATCGGCCGCGTGCCGCCCTTGGTGCAGGCCTTCGCCAACGCCTGCCAGGAGCGCGCCGGATGA
- a CDS encoding antibiotic biosynthesis monooxygenase: MIARTPEPPYYAVIFTSLRTDTEQDYAATAGRMLELAADQPGFLGVESARGADGLGITVSYWASEDDIRHWRVQAEHREAQRRGRADWYRAFRTRVAKVEREYGMG, encoded by the coding sequence ATGATCGCCCGCACACCCGAACCGCCCTACTACGCCGTGATCTTCACCTCCCTGCGTACGGACACCGAGCAGGACTACGCTGCCACCGCCGGACGCATGCTGGAGCTGGCGGCCGACCAGCCCGGCTTCCTCGGCGTGGAATCCGCCCGAGGCGCCGACGGGCTGGGGATCACCGTTTCCTACTGGGCCAGCGAGGACGACATTCGCCACTGGCGCGTCCAGGCCGAACACCGCGAGGCGCAACGCCGCGGCCGGGCGGACTGGTACCGGGCATTCCGCACGCGGGTGGCGAAGGTGGAGCGGGAATATGGGATGGGTTGA
- a CDS encoding SRPBCC family protein, which yields MFKAILAIIFIGLLGVLGYAAISPNHFRIERSTTIAAPPEKVFPLINDLQQWTAWSPWEKLDPVLKRNYSGPKEGVGATYAWQGNNEVGTGRMEITKSDPASRVEIKLDFEMPFEAHNTAEFTLRPEDGGTQVTWAMYGPSPYSHRLMQVFFDMDDMVGGKFDQGLKNLKAAAEK from the coding sequence ATGTTCAAAGCCATTCTCGCGATCATCTTCATCGGCCTGCTCGGCGTTCTGGGATACGCCGCGATCAGCCCCAACCATTTCCGCATCGAACGCAGCACCACCATCGCGGCGCCGCCGGAAAAGGTCTTCCCGCTGATCAACGACTTGCAGCAGTGGACCGCCTGGTCGCCCTGGGAAAAGCTCGACCCGGTGTTGAAGCGCAACTACAGCGGTCCGAAGGAAGGGGTCGGCGCGACCTATGCCTGGCAAGGCAACAACGAGGTGGGCACCGGGCGCATGGAAATCACCAAGAGCGATCCGGCTTCGCGGGTGGAGATCAAGCTCGACTTCGAGATGCCCTTCGAGGCCCACAACACCGCCGAGTTCACCCTGCGTCCGGAGGACGGCGGTACCCAGGTGACCTGGGCCATGTACGGGCCTTCGCCCTATTCGCATCGGCTGATGCAGGTGTTCTTCGACATGGATGACATGGTCGGCGGCAAGTTCGACCAGGGTCTGAAGAACCTCAAGGCCGCGGCCGAGAAATAG
- a CDS encoding RNA polymerase sigma factor, translated as MGLPADVDLLPRLLAGEQGAFRELIGAYQGAMRAVAYAIVGQRYADEVVQDAWLAVVRNLSGFQGRSSLKTWLLTIVANTARSRLRQNRREVLLDDLPAPHGSVGDARFAEDGHWAATVPAWHEDTPEALLTEDELRECLEKTLLSLSDLQRSVVLLRERQGLELEDICNLLEISLSNVRVLLHRGRLKLFATLEHFEETGQC; from the coding sequence ATGGGCCTGCCCGCCGACGTCGACCTGCTGCCCCGGCTGCTGGCTGGGGAGCAGGGCGCCTTTCGCGAACTGATTGGCGCCTACCAGGGCGCCATGCGCGCGGTGGCCTACGCCATCGTCGGCCAACGCTACGCCGATGAAGTGGTGCAGGACGCCTGGCTGGCCGTGGTGCGAAACCTCTCGGGCTTCCAGGGGCGCTCCAGCCTCAAGACCTGGCTGCTCACCATAGTCGCCAATACCGCCCGTAGCCGTCTGCGGCAAAACCGCCGTGAAGTGCTGCTCGACGACCTGCCTGCGCCCCATGGCAGCGTGGGCGATGCCCGCTTCGCCGAGGACGGTCACTGGGCGGCCACCGTGCCCGCCTGGCACGAGGACACGCCCGAAGCCCTGCTCACCGAAGACGAACTGCGCGAATGCCTGGAAAAGACCCTGCTCAGCCTCTCGGACCTGCAGCGCAGCGTGGTGTTGCTGCGGGAGCGCCAGGGACTGGAGCTGGAAGACATCTGTAATTTATTGGAGATCTCGCTCTCCAATGTCCGGGTGCTGCTGCATCGCGGCCGCCTGAAGCTGTTCGCCACCCTGGAACATTTCGAGGAGACAGGCCAATGCTGA
- a CDS encoding beta-ketoacyl-ACP synthase III produces MHNVVISGTGLYTPSNSISNEELVASFNAYVQAYNAENAAAIERGEIEALTESSAAFIEKASGIKSRFVVDKDGILDPQRMLPRIPERSNDEWGILCEMSVAAAKQALERAGKTPADIDGVIVACSNLQRAYPAVAIEVQAALGIDGYGFDMNVACSSATFGIQAATTAVQTGQARAILMVNPEICTGHLNFRDRDSHFIFGDAATAVIIERADQATSRHQFDIVGTKLLTQFSNNIRNNFGFLNRAAEEGVGARDKLFVQEGRKVFKDVCPMVAELIAAHLAENQLNVGDVKRFWLHQANLNMNLLIARKLLGREAEPDEAPVILDTYANTSSAGSVIAFHKHQDDLPSGALGVLSSFGAGYSIGSVILRKR; encoded by the coding sequence GTGCACAATGTCGTGATCAGTGGCACCGGCCTGTATACCCCGTCCAACAGCATCTCCAACGAAGAGCTGGTGGCCTCCTTCAATGCCTACGTGCAGGCCTACAACGCGGAGAACGCCGCCGCCATCGAGCGCGGCGAGATCGAGGCCCTGACCGAATCCAGCGCCGCCTTCATCGAAAAGGCCTCCGGCATCAAGAGCCGCTTCGTGGTGGACAAGGACGGCATCCTTGACCCGCAGCGCATGCTGCCGCGCATCCCCGAGCGCAGCAATGACGAGTGGGGCATCCTCTGCGAGATGTCCGTGGCCGCCGCGAAGCAGGCGCTGGAACGCGCCGGCAAGACCCCGGCCGACATTGACGGTGTGATCGTCGCCTGCTCCAACCTGCAGCGCGCCTACCCGGCGGTGGCGATCGAAGTCCAGGCGGCCCTGGGCATCGACGGCTACGGCTTCGACATGAACGTCGCCTGCTCCTCGGCCACCTTCGGCATCCAGGCCGCCACCACGGCGGTACAGACCGGCCAGGCCCGCGCGATCCTCATGGTCAACCCGGAAATCTGCACCGGCCACCTGAACTTCCGCGACCGTGACAGCCACTTCATCTTCGGCGATGCGGCCACCGCGGTGATCATCGAACGGGCCGACCAGGCCACCTCCAGGCACCAGTTCGATATCGTCGGCACCAAGCTGCTGACTCAGTTCTCCAACAACATCCGCAACAACTTCGGCTTCCTCAACCGCGCGGCGGAAGAGGGCGTGGGCGCCCGCGACAAGCTGTTCGTGCAGGAAGGCCGCAAGGTCTTCAAGGACGTCTGCCCGATGGTCGCCGAGCTGATCGCCGCCCACCTGGCGGAGAACCAGCTCAACGTCGGCGACGTGAAGCGCTTCTGGCTGCACCAGGCCAACCTCAACATGAACCTGCTGATCGCCCGCAAGCTGTTGGGCCGCGAAGCCGAGCCGGACGAGGCGCCGGTGATCCTCGACACCTACGCCAACACCAGCTCCGCCGGCTCGGTGATCGCCTTCCACAAACACCAGGACGACCTGCCCAGCGGTGCGTTGGGTGTGCTCAGCTCCTTCGGCGCCGGCTACTCCATCGGCAGCGTGATCCTGCGCAAGCGCTGA
- a CDS encoding YciI family protein, whose protein sequence is MKYLCLIYIEEAKLATLTDADYQAIAGECVDYTEQLSASGHYLASNALESVRTATTLRTQGGRVSMTDGPFAETKEQLGGFYLIEARDLNEALQIASKIPPGRLGCIEVRPVREPEMRPSLGAAS, encoded by the coding sequence ATGAAATACCTGTGCCTGATCTATATCGAAGAAGCCAAGCTGGCCACCCTGACCGATGCCGACTACCAGGCCATCGCCGGCGAGTGCGTGGACTACACCGAGCAACTGAGCGCCAGCGGCCACTACCTGGCGTCCAACGCCCTGGAGTCGGTGCGCACCGCCACCACCCTGCGCACCCAGGGCGGACGCGTGTCCATGACCGACGGCCCCTTCGCCGAAACCAAGGAGCAGCTCGGTGGCTTCTACCTGATCGAAGCCCGCGACCTCAACGAAGCCCTGCAGATCGCCTCGAAGATCCCGCCGGGCCGCCTCGGCTGCATCGAGGTGCGGCCGGTGCGCGAACCCGAGATGCGGCCGAGCCTGGGCGCGGCTTCGTAA
- a CDS encoding nuclear transport factor 2 family protein produces the protein MSSETLKATAELEVHEAFNQWLKGARAKNVDAILACYADDVIAYDAVIQLQFKGIQAYGKHWRFCMEMCGGDGIFEPAEPTIHVDNSLALLHCLVRCGGEQDGEVKTSWMRGTQCYVKRGGQWKIIHEHFSAPFDMESGNALFDLQP, from the coding sequence ATGAGCAGCGAAACCCTCAAGGCCACCGCCGAACTGGAAGTGCACGAAGCCTTCAATCAATGGCTCAAAGGCGCCCGGGCGAAGAACGTGGACGCCATCCTGGCCTGCTACGCGGACGACGTGATCGCCTACGACGCCGTCATCCAGTTGCAGTTCAAGGGCATCCAGGCCTACGGCAAGCACTGGCGCTTCTGCATGGAAATGTGCGGCGGCGACGGCATCTTCGAGCCCGCCGAGCCCACCATCCACGTCGACAACAGCCTGGCGCTGCTGCACTGCCTGGTGCGCTGCGGCGGTGAGCAGGACGGTGAGGTGAAGACCAGCTGGATGCGTGGCACCCAGTGCTACGTCAAGCGCGGCGGGCAGTGGAAGATCATCCACGAGCACTTCTCCGCGCCCTTCGATATGGAAAGCGGCAACGCCCTGTTCGACCTGCAGCCCTGA
- a CDS encoding LysR family transcriptional regulator, with product MAVTQYSIDHADLALVLALVRGGTLARAAELLRVDVSTVFRSLRRLEQVLGSPLFEKSRAGYLPNAAARLLAQQAELAEKALEAARLGLEQGHEAVSGTLRLTCTDAVLHGLLLPALARFMPGYPALELELTTSNDFANLSRRDADVALRLTTSPPGHLVGRCLGPVPYVLCAAETYLARVGERDPASLAWIGPDDFLPNHPSLVWRRQRYPEAQPAYRCSSMLSVAQLMRAGLGVAALPAFLVRGEAGLRVLEDDLPGCSSALWLLTRPDCRALRSVTSLFEELTRHIHLAGDGARSD from the coding sequence ATTGCAGTGACGCAATATAGTATCGACCACGCCGACCTCGCCCTGGTGCTCGCCCTGGTTCGTGGCGGCACCCTGGCGCGGGCGGCCGAGCTGCTCCGGGTGGACGTCTCCACGGTGTTCCGTTCCCTGCGCCGTCTGGAGCAGGTCCTGGGCAGCCCGCTGTTCGAGAAGAGCCGCGCCGGTTACCTGCCCAACGCGGCGGCGCGACTGCTGGCGCAGCAGGCCGAGCTGGCGGAGAAGGCCCTGGAAGCGGCCCGCCTGGGCCTGGAGCAGGGCCACGAGGCGGTCAGCGGCACCCTGCGCCTGACCTGCACCGATGCCGTGCTCCATGGCTTGCTGCTACCGGCCCTGGCGCGCTTCATGCCGGGCTACCCGGCGTTGGAGCTGGAACTCACCACCTCCAACGACTTCGCCAACCTCAGCCGTCGCGACGCCGATGTCGCCCTGCGCCTGACCACCTCGCCACCCGGTCACCTGGTGGGCCGTTGCCTGGGGCCCGTGCCCTATGTGCTCTGCGCGGCGGAGACCTACCTGGCGCGGGTCGGCGAGCGTGATCCGGCGAGCCTGGCCTGGATCGGCCCGGACGACTTCCTGCCCAACCACCCGAGCCTGGTCTGGCGCCGCCAGCGCTATCCCGAAGCGCAGCCGGCCTACCGCTGCAGCAGCATGTTGTCGGTGGCGCAGTTGATGCGCGCCGGCCTCGGCGTGGCGGCATTGCCCGCGTTCCTGGTGCGCGGCGAGGCCGGACTGCGGGTGCTGGAAGACGACCTGCCGGGTTGCTCGAGCGCCCTCTGGCTGCTGACCCGACCGGATTGCCGCGCCCTGCGCTCGGTCACCAGTCTGTTCGAGGAGTTGACCCGGCACATTCACCTGGCGGGCGATGGAGCGCGGAGCGACTAA
- a CDS encoding RNA polymerase sigma factor — MRQRVEAIYRSDSRRVLATLIRLLGDFDLAEEALHDAFIAAVQQWPRDGLPANPRAWLVSAGRFKAIDSLRRRARFDASKRHLVAELEEAASAFLEGEDVEDDRLRLIFTCCHPALPADAQVPLTLREVCDLKTEEIARAFLSSPSTIAQRIVRAKAKIRDAHIPYQVPALAELPERLDNVLRVIYLVFNEGYSASSGDSLTRTDLSAEAIRLARLLLELLPDPEVMGLLALMLLHDSRRAARATADGELVLLDDQDRTLWDHGQIAEGLALVAQAMASRRVGAYLLQAAIAAVHAQAADAAVTDWRQIVGLYDVLQRLVQSPVVALNRAVAIAMRDGPEAGLAQVDALLEAGELADYHLAHAARADFCRRLGRKDEARAAYESALALARQEPERRFIEMRLRELDG, encoded by the coding sequence TTGCGCCAACGGGTCGAGGCGATCTACCGCAGCGATTCGCGTCGCGTGCTCGCCACGCTGATTCGCCTGCTGGGGGATTTCGACCTGGCGGAGGAAGCCCTGCACGACGCCTTCATCGCCGCCGTGCAGCAATGGCCACGGGATGGCCTGCCGGCCAACCCGCGCGCCTGGCTGGTGTCGGCCGGACGCTTCAAGGCCATCGACAGCCTGCGCCGCCGCGCCCGCTTCGACGCCTCCAAGCGTCACCTGGTGGCGGAACTGGAAGAAGCGGCCAGCGCCTTCCTGGAGGGCGAGGACGTGGAAGACGACCGCCTGCGGCTGATCTTCACCTGCTGTCACCCGGCGTTGCCGGCCGACGCCCAGGTACCCCTGACCCTGCGCGAGGTCTGCGACCTGAAAACCGAGGAAATCGCCCGCGCCTTCCTCAGCAGCCCGTCCACCATCGCCCAGCGCATCGTCCGCGCCAAGGCGAAGATCCGCGATGCGCACATTCCCTACCAGGTGCCGGCGCTGGCCGAACTGCCGGAGCGCCTGGATAACGTGCTGCGGGTCATCTACCTGGTGTTCAACGAGGGCTACTCGGCCTCGTCCGGCGATTCGCTGACCCGCACCGATCTCTCCGCCGAAGCCATCCGCCTGGCGCGCCTGCTGCTGGAACTGCTGCCGGACCCGGAAGTCATGGGCCTGCTGGCGCTGATGCTGCTGCACGATTCGCGCCGCGCCGCCCGCGCCACGGCGGACGGCGAGCTGGTGCTGCTGGACGACCAGGACCGCACCCTCTGGGACCACGGGCAGATCGCCGAAGGCCTCGCCCTGGTGGCCCAGGCCATGGCCAGCCGGCGGGTCGGCGCCTACCTGCTGCAGGCCGCCATCGCCGCCGTGCATGCCCAGGCGGCGGACGCGGCCGTAACCGACTGGCGGCAGATAGTCGGCCTCTACGACGTGCTCCAGCGCCTGGTGCAATCGCCTGTGGTGGCGCTGAACCGCGCGGTGGCCATTGCCATGCGCGACGGCCCCGAGGCCGGACTGGCCCAGGTGGATGCCCTGCTGGAGGCCGGGGAACTGGCCGACTACCACCTGGCCCATGCCGCTCGCGCCGACTTCTGCCGGCGTCTGGGACGCAAGGACGAGGCGCGCGCGGCCTACGAAAGCGCCCTGGCCCTGGCGCGCCAGGAGCCCGAGCGGCGCTTCATCGAAATGCGCCTGCGTGAGCTGGATGGCTGA
- a CDS encoding zf-HC2 domain-containing protein — MLTCKELVARSSDLLDGELSFRERMAVRRHLMLCRNCRRFIKQMKLTQAVIRHMPESQGSDLDDLAAFLAQQRRDNP; from the coding sequence ATGCTGACGTGCAAGGAACTGGTCGCGCGTTCCAGCGATCTGCTCGATGGCGAGCTGAGTTTCCGTGAGCGCATGGCCGTGCGCCGCCACCTGATGCTCTGCCGCAACTGCCGGCGCTTCATCAAGCAGATGAAGCTGACCCAAGCCGTGATCCGCCACATGCCGGAAAGCCAGGGAAGCGACCTGGACGACCTGGCCGCCTTTCTCGCGCAGCAGCGCCGCGACAACCCCTAG